CTAGTTTAATCAGGATTTCAAGAAAATTCAATGTCATTTTTTAACCTCCACTAATTTGATATCTGTTGTCTTATGTAATTTAATTTTTTCCAGTAAATACTTATCTGGCTCACTTCCACTCATAGCTCGATAAAAATCTTTTCCAACTTTTAAAATCGCTCCATCCGTCGCAGCTGAAGTGTTGACATAAACCTCTGACTTATCTACTCCCAAATCTTTTGAAATAACTTCAATAAAATGAAGAGAGGTTTGGAACTGGTTATTAGAGGCTTGATTGGTCTGAAAAGTACTAATCCCAATCAGAACGATAGCAATCAAAGACAAAATGGAGATAATCGCCAATTCACGAAATTTCGAATCGCGCTTATTTCGATAGGCCTTAAAAGCAAAAAAACCTGTCACAAGTAACAACAAAATAGAAAGTCCAATCGTCACCCAGTTTTGCTGGCTGATTTGACTCAAAACATAATCATAAGAATAAAATTTCATTTTTTCTCCCTCTATTTTCTCGGCCTATTATAGAAAATTTTTCAATATTTTTCAATATTTCTAGAAATCGTATTTTAACAAGATAATAGGAGCGAGACAAAAATCAGCAACTCAAAGAGTTCAATTTTGTCGTCCCGCTCCCACAACGATAATTAGACTAAAAAAGTTTCAAGCTAAACAGCAAATGAATCAATGTATCCTTTTAGATAACCAGTAAGAATAAATCATTGGCACTACAATCATAATGATTAGAGTAAAAACAAGCACGAACGTAACTGCAATCTGAACGAAGCCATTAAAGAAAATGATAATACCACCAATTACCCAAATTTTACCAGCCAGACGATGTGTCTTTATCCAATTATCATCATTATCCAAAGTCCATGGGAGACGTATACCAACCGTATAATTGCGACGAGCTTTTGGCATGTAATTCCCAATAGCAATAAATAGAACTCCTAAAAACATACCATTCATCAGAGCATGATTAACTGCATAACCCAAGGCTTGCGCGTAAATAGCTGTCATGACTAAACAAGATGTCAAAGGAATAATCCAATAAACCAGATGCCACATTTTCAAGCTAATATTCTTAGATTTAGGATCCTTGCTAGTCACAAATAAACCAAACCAATGTATAAGCAGCAGAAAACTAGGAATACCAAAAACTGTAAACCCTCGACTACTGAATCCATTTACTTGATTCGAAAAATCAAAATGCGTTGCGACTGTTTGGGGCAACTGTTGCCAGAAAAAGCAGCCTATCAACATAGGCACCAAAATACTAGCACTCGTTAGTATCAATAGTTTTTTATCAATCTTCATTAGCCTTATCTCCTTTCAATTCAGCTAACCAAACTACAATGTCTTCCAAGACTGAAGTATTGAGTTCATAATAGATATAATTTTTCTGGCGCGTCTCCAAAATCAAATCTGCTTTTTTTAAAATATTAAGATGGTGCGAAATGGTAGCTCCCGTCAGCTCAAAATGTTCCGCTATTTCCCCAGCAGACAGACTGCCCATTTTTAACAAATCTAAAATCGCTCTTCTCACAGGATGAGATAAGGCCTTAAAGGTATTAGCGAAACTCATGAGTTTCCCTCTTTTCTTTTTGTAAAATGACTAGCGCTAAACACAAGAAAGGTAAAACTGCCAGAAGTCCTGTGGGTGTCGGACCTAGAATACGCAAGGCTAATGCTTTTTCTGTTGGCAATTGAAATAAAAGACCCACGCCAACAATGGCATTAACAGCACCGTGCAAGAGTGCTGGAGCCCAGATAGAATTCGTCTTTTCCATCACCCAACTTAATAAAACGCCTAAACTAAAACAAAAAACAAACATTGCAAGCACTCCCAGCCAAGGATATGCAAAATAAGTTAGTCCATAATTATATCCCTGCAAATTAATCGGCAGATGCCAAATACTCCAGATAAGTCCAACTAATAAGTGCGCTTGAACTATTGAAAAACGCTTGCGTAGTGCTGGATAAAGATAACCACGCCACCCAATTTCCTCACCAATAGCAAACAGACTATTAAGAAAAGGCGCATACGTCAAAGCTGAAAATAGTTGTGCAAAAATAACGATCTGTATGGGAAGATTTATTTGAGGACTACCTGTTCTTCCCAGCATTTCTCGCAACGTCTCAAAACCAAGACTAAACTGTTTGCTAAAGACTATGTAATACAGTCCTGCTCCTAAAAAACTCAATACCGCAGGCAACCAAAG
This Streptococcus anginosus DNA region includes the following protein-coding sequences:
- a CDS encoding CPBP family intramembrane glutamic endopeptidase, which produces MSKKTDMLTFIFLSYSLAWLIWIGLWLADVKLGEPIAQAGTILAMWMPAFAFFILKKRRSANMKLQAQFSTNLKGCWRYYLLALWLPAVLSFLGAGLYYIVFSKQFSLGFETLREMLGRTGSPQINLPIQIVIFAQLFSALTYAPFLNSLFAIGEEIGWRGYLYPALRKRFSIVQAHLLVGLIWSIWHLPINLQGYNYGLTYFAYPWLGVLAMFVFCFSLGVLLSWVMEKTNSIWAPALLHGAVNAIVGVGLLFQLPTEKALALRILGPTPTGLLAVLPFLCLALVILQKEKRETHEFR
- a CDS encoding autorepressor SdpR family transcription factor — its product is MSFANTFKALSHPVRRAILDLLKMGSLSAGEIAEHFELTGATISHHLNILKKADLILETRQKNYIYYELNTSVLEDIVVWLAELKGDKANED
- a CDS encoding DUF3290 family protein gives rise to the protein MKFYSYDYVLSQISQQNWVTIGLSILLLLVTGFFAFKAYRNKRDSKFRELAIISILSLIAIVLIGISTFQTNQASNNQFQTSLHFIEVISKDLGVDKSEVYVNTSAATDGAILKVGKDFYRAMSGSEPDKYLLEKIKLHKTTDIKLVEVKK
- a CDS encoding SdpI family protein; translation: MKIDKKLLILTSASILVPMLIGCFFWQQLPQTVATHFDFSNQVNGFSSRGFTVFGIPSFLLLIHWFGLFVTSKDPKSKNISLKMWHLVYWIIPLTSCLVMTAIYAQALGYAVNHALMNGMFLGVLFIAIGNYMPKARRNYTVGIRLPWTLDNDDNWIKTHRLAGKIWVIGGIIIFFNGFVQIAVTFVLVFTLIIMIVVPMIYSYWLSKRIH